The Reichenbachiella carrageenanivorans region CTTGCCGCCAAAGGCATCAGAATAGGGCCTACGAATTTCTGCATCAAAAAAGTGTCTGCAGGGGTGTCGTGAAACGTGCCCACATGTTTGGCTTTGGAGTAGTACCGCACCTGATAGGTCATAAATGGTGTCCATCCATTGTGAAAATGGAGAAGATCAAATTGCTCCTCGGCTAAATACTTTTTTAGTTCTTCTACTTCTTCGCCTTTAGCGATGTTGATGTCGATCTCAGTACCACCCCATAGATTGGTGCTGCGGCCTTTGCCGATGAGTTTTACGTTTGGATCCGTGATGGATTCTGCATTTACGTTTGGGGCTATAATCTTAACCTCGTGCCCCATTTTTCTTAAATAAATAGCTAGGTTTTCGATATGGGCTTTTACACCACCTGGTCTGGACCAGTCGTACGGACATACTTGAGCTATCTTCATAGAAAGGGATACTTGATTAAAGACGCAAAAAAACAATATTTTGAAGAGTGTCAAGCATTACTTGTCATTTTTTAGCAATACTGGATGTGTAGCCTTCGGTAATTGCGCTTTTCAACTAATTTTGCTGTTTTCTTTTTCTAACCCATCAAAAATAAAATGACAGGACAGGTATTGGTAGACTCAGAGGCGTTTAAGATTCGCTTTGAGGCATTAGCCGCTAAGGCGCAAAAAAGTATATACATCCAAGCCATGTCTTTTGAAGGAGATACCGTGGGTGAGTGGCTCATAGATACCCTGGTGGCTTCTCCCGCAAAGGATATTCAGTTGTGCCTCGATTCTTATTCTAAGTTTGTGATCAATGACCGTTTTATCTATAGTCTGGGCTATTTCAAAGATGAAGCATTTCGGGAGGAGGTGAAAAACACAGCGGCTATCATCGCCAAGGCAAGGGCGCACGGTATCCAGGTGAAATACACCAATCCATTAGGCTTTTTGTTTTTGAAATACCCACACCGCAACCATAAAAAAATGGTAGTGATCGACGAAGAGGTTTCCTTTATTGGTGGGCTCAACTTCTGCGAGCACAATTTTGAATGGCACGACATGATGGTGGAGATGCATAGTGTGGACATGGTGAAGTCGCTGTCCAACGACTTTCACCGCTCAGTTGCTGAAGACGATCAATCCACGGTAGACGAATTAGGAGATACCAAAATGTACTACCTCGATGGCTACAGAAGCAAAGAGATTTATAAAGAAGTCTTTCGTCATATCGACGAAGCGAAGACGTCCATTCAGATTTTTTCTCCCTATGTTTCAGATCCGCTACTCAGCTACGCAAGAAATCATAAGCAAGATGGTGTGCAGTTGGATATTGTGTCGCCAGGGATCAATAACAAGAATATATTCAAAGCCATTCTGACCAATGAATTGATGAAAGGGTATTTCAATTTCTATGAATATCAGGGTAGAATGTCGCACCTTAAAGCCATTTTGATCGATGGTAAGCAGCTGATTTGTGGAAGTAGCAATTTTGACTTTATCAGCTATTATTTTGAAGAAGAAGTAGTGATGATTACAACTAATCAGGAAATAGTACAAGATTTTATCAGCAAAATATCAAAGCCAGACCTTGCAAACAGTATTTTGAAAAAAAGTTTGGGGGATAAACGGAGCATCGTTGTCCCACTATTGTTCGCTGGCATCAGTAGGCTTTGTCATCTAGTGGCGACAGTTATCAATTTGAAATATATCTTTCAAAAGTCATCACACTAGGACGAAAGCTTGAAGTGCAATATTTAGTTTAAATTTGCAGCCGCATAAGAGCTAGCGTTCGATTGACCAAAATTGAAACAATAATACGCATCGCATGTTACGTAGCATAAGAAATCACTTCCATAATCATAATGAAGAAGTAAAGGCCACCATCAAATTGATGGATATCGAAGAAAGATTTGATATGGCATTTAGCCGGTTCTTTGGATTGTATTTTGCTAAAATGGGCAAATTCTTTAATATGACGCCTACTCAGGTATCCATTATTAGTTTAATTATTGGTGTGGCTGGCGGTTATATGCTCTTTTATCAAGACAGTTGGGTGATTACGGTTTGGGCCTCAGTGCTCATTACACTCGCAGGTGTACTGGATAGCGCAGATGGTCAGTTGGCAAGAATGACTGGTCAATCTACGGAATTGGGGAGGTTTATAGATGGTTTTATTGATAGTGCGATATTTATCGCTTGTTACTTGTCTGCTTGTGCATACTATGTGCAAGGGGAGATGGGATGGTCGATCTTTTTATTAGCGATTCCTGCGGGAATGGTATCGCATATCTTTGCTTCTCAGGTGTATGATTTTTATAAGAGCGAATTTCTTTACTACATAGCAGGATCTGAAGGATCCAAAGTAAAAAAAGTGGAAGAGCTAACAAGTACAGCTGAAGAGACTGGGTTTTGGGATAAGTTTTTTCGAGCGATAGAAATCGATTATACCAAGAGACAATGGATGCTAGTGACTCGTACGGAGGAAATGAGAGACGTCTACGAAGAAGTGGCATTCAACGACGATACCCGAGAGCAGTTTGTAGAAAGATATAGAGCTACTTTCCATCCAATTATGTTTTGGTGGGCGCTCGTAGGAGGTACAAATACACACCGTACCTTGATCATGCTATTTAGTGTTATGGGGAGGTTCGATTTGTATTTAATTGTGTGTTTGATCAAATTGATTCCTATTGCCATAGTGATGCTAGCGCAAAAATTCCTAGATGAAGACTTCTTGAAACAACTGAAATACCAGTTTGTAACTCAGAAATCTGCCTAATTTCATTATCTATTCGGTAATATATCGTTGATAATTCGCTAACATTGCGCTCCTTATCAACTGATTACAATCTTTATATGGTCTGTGTAATACTCGCCGCTGGCAAAAATCTACGTTTGAATTTGGGACTACCGAAATCTGCTTTGACAGTAGGAGGGCAAAGCCTAATGGAACGTCACATTGACCAATTTCAAAAGATAGGTGTTACAGATTTTGCGGTAATTACTGGTTTTCATAGACCAGCTTTAGAAGAAATTTGTGACGATATTCGCTCAAAGTATAACGCGAACATTACGACGATATACAACGACAAATACGAGTTGGAAAACGGCTATTCGTTGTATGCAGCCAAAGATTGGGTGCGAGAGCTGGGAGAAGAAGAATTTTTCTTTACGATGGCTGATCATTATTACGAGGAGGCGTTTCTTGAAGATCTCAAAGGCAAGTTAATTTTTGATCAGGGGGCTTATTTGAAGCTGGCTGTGGATGTGCCTGGTGAGCACAATGGACACATTGACCTCGAAGATGTGACTAAGGTTGATGCCGATGACTACATTAGCCGTATAGGCAAAGAGATAGAAGGCTACAATTATTATGATACAGGTTTGTTCTATGTGAAGAAAAATGTATTTGATGTATTGGACCACATTGCCACTAATCAAAAGTTGTCTATTTCTAATTTGGTGACTCATTTGGCGGCTGAGAAAAAAGCTCGGGTGATCGAAGTGGTTGGCTACTACTGGAACGATATCGATACGCCAGAGGACTTTAAAAGTTCACAAGATCACTTGGCGTTGAGGGCTGCGAAATAAATTAAAACTCAAGGGTTAGTTGCCAGCCTTTGTCTTCCTTATCTTCTGTATTCAAATTAGACAACCCTAACCCAAGTAGGCGAATGGGGCGATTCATTAAGTCTTTGTCTTTTGTGATTTCGAGCCAAATGGGAGCGTACTCTTCATGTTTTCCAAGCCATTGTTGGATGGTTTTGCTACGAGTTACTTGTTCAAAATCGGCATATTTGATTTTGATATTTACCGTTTTTCCTAAGATGGAATTAGTCGAAAGGCGTTTTTCCAGTTCGTGAGATAATACATGCAATTCGGTATGCACTTCAGCGATGTCTGTTAGGTCGTGATCGTAGGTGTTTTCAATACTCACAGATTTTCGAATACGGTTAGGGTTTACAGGTCTGTTGTCTATCCCTCTACAGATATTGAAATAGTAGGCACCACTTTTCCCAAAATTTTTGGTAAGAAACCCAAGTGATTTGCGTTTGAGATCAAGTCCATTGTGAATACCCATACGTTTCATTTTTTCAGTAGTCACTTTGCCCACTCCAAAAAAATCTTTGATATTGAGTGTTTCAATAAAAGCTACGGCCTCTTCAGGTTTGATTAGTTTCATGCCGTTGGGTTTGTTTATATCGGAGGCGGTTTTAGCTAGAAATTTATTGATTGAAATACCCGCTGAGCAGGTAAGCTGAGTCGCATCGAAAATTTTTTGTCGGATTTCTTGGGCAATTAGTGTGGCAGAAGGTAGACCTAGTTTGTTGTTGGTCACGTCGAGGTAAGCTTCGTCTAATGAAAGGGGTTCTACCAAATCTGTATAGTTCAGAAAGATACTTCGAATCACCTGAGAAACTTCTTTGTATACATCAAATCTTGGTTTGACGAAAGTCAATTGAGGGCATTTTCGGTAGGCGATTACAGATGGCATTGCAGATCGCACACCATACTTTCGGGCTTCATAAGATGCCGCAGCCACTACTCCTCTCGATCGGCTGCCACCCACGGCTACAGGTTTGCCTCTGAGTTCGGGGTGATCCCTCTGCTCTACCGAGGCATAAAAGGCATCCATATCGATGTGTATGATTTTCCGTATGGCTAAATTGTCAGACAATCTTGATTTGGCTTTATATTATCATTTATTAATGTGAAATTTGCTCCACTCACTACCGATAGTAATACGAATATAGAGGTCGATGAATAAGTCTAAAAAGATATTTTTTGTGGCAGTATTTTTGTTTTTGATGCTTTTGTTGTGGATAGTGGTCGATTTTGCCAAACACACCAAGTTTCGTGGCGCTACAAATATGATTAATATTATTCAGGTACTTTGAACACTCCATTTTCTTATATCAGCAGGCCAGCATGAAAAAACTCGATAAACTTCTTCTCAAATCCTTTATCGGGCCATTTGTGATCACCTTTCTCGTAGCAGTATTTATCCTATTGCTAGTCTATATGATGAAATACTTCGACGATTTCATTGGTAAGAATTTAGGTTTTATGGTTTTGGGGGAGTTGATGGGATATTTCAGTATCAATCAAATGCCCATGGCTTTGCCGTTGGCCGTGCTGATTTCATCTCTGATGACTTATGGTAAATTAGGCGAGCATTTTGAACTCACAGCAATCAAAGGGTCGGGTATCTCTTTGCTGCGGATCATTTTGCCCACTTTTGTGTTTTGCGTCCTATTGGCCATTGGTGCATTCTTGCTCAATAACTATATTGTGCCTAAGGCCAACCTACGAGCATTTAGCTTACTATATGATATCAAGCAAACCAAGCCATCGATGGACTTGCGCGAAGGTCAGTTTTATAATGGGATTCCTAAATACAGTATTAAAATTGAAAAAAAATACCCTGATGGTATCTCTATCAAGAATATTGTGATTTATGATCACACAGAGGGAGATGGAAACAAACGCGTGATTATAGCAGATTCTTGTCGAATGTATTCTTTCATGGGAGATCGTTATCTCAAAATGGATTTGTATAATGGCAATCATTATATAGAAGAGGAAGAAAAGTCAGGAAGAAAAAATAAGGATGAAGTGGCTCAGTTTGTCAGAACTAAATTTGCTAATATGGATTTGGTATTTAGTTTGGCCTCGTTCGATTTGAATGATACCGACGAAAGTCTATTTGCAGACAATAGGTATATGAAAGGGATCAAGGAACTCAATAGCAGTATCGACTCTATGAGCCATTCGATGATGGATTCGAAATACAAAGTATATGGCAGTGTGGCTGGAGCTTATCGATTGCATATGGCAGGTTATTTAGAACCACCCATGGGTTTGGTTGAGAAAAAACATGAAGTAGATTCGATAAGAGAGGCAAAGAAAGTGTTGCAGGATTCGTTGAAACGAATGGAGGAATTGGCTCTTGTGGCGGATTCGCTAGAGCAGCTAGGGGAGGCGAAAATTGATTCTTCGGCTAAGAAAAAAGCAAAACGGAAAACCTATCAAAAACCTGGCCTTGTAACGAGCAAAGGTGTGGTTAAGTCAAAGAGCAATCCATTGGCTGTCAAGAAGAAGAAAAAAGTAAAGTTTGATAGTCTTTACATTTCTAGTGATTCGCTGATTGCGGTGGTGAAATTGAAAATGGATAGTGTATACCAAGAGCAAGGAGTAAGAGACCAAGTGCTGTCTCGGGCTGTAGGCAATGCGCGAAACATCAAGTCCACGCTCAATAGTACAGTGCTCAGAATGAAGAGCCTAAAAACCTCTTTGGATTCTCACGTAGTAGAGAAATATAAAAAGTATGCGCAGGCATTTTCATGTATCGTGATGTTTTTGATAGGAGCGCCATTGGGTGCTATTATCAAAAGAGGAGGGCTGGGTTTTCCGGTGATTATCTCCATTTTCTTCTTTATTATCTTTTATGTACTGACTAGTGTAGGCGATAAGTGGGCAAAAAGTGGTGTGGTAGATGGGTTTTATGCGGCTTGGATGGCCAATTTTGTGCTGTTTCCAGTTGGGGTATTTTTCCTGAAGCAGGCGCGTAAGGATGCCAAGATTTTTGATGCAGACTTTTACAGTGTTTGGATAGATAAAATTAAAAACTGGTGGGTCGCAAGGGTAAACAAAAAGCAATAGTCTAGAGCTTTGTTTTTAATGAATTGTATGCCTATTTTTGCCGTTCGAAAAAATATATAATTAAACTTTTTACTAAGCATGTATTTAGCAACAGATAAGAAAGAGGAAGTCTTCGAAAATCATGGTCGGTTAAAGTCTAAGAAGGATACAGGTTCTGCGGAATCTCAAATCGCTCTCTTTACTTACCGAATTAATCACTTGACTGCTCATTTAAAAGGGCATAAAAAAGATCACTCAACGAGATTGGGTCTTTTGAAATTGGTAGGAAAGAGAAGAAGTCTTCTCGATTACCTATACAAAAAAGATATCGAGAGATATAGAGCGATTATCGCTGAATTAGGATTAAGAAAATAAAAATATGCGCAAAAGGAAGTCTCTCACGGGCTTCCTTTTTTGTTCTTTCTCACTCGTTAATTTCAAATTTTGACATTACTCACACTCAATTTTATTAGTCAAAATTTAAAAAATTACTTATGTCATTAAACGTAGTAACTAAAACCATCAAGTTAAAAGATGGTAGAGAGATTACTATAGAAACCGGAAAATTGGCCAAGCAGGCTGATGGTTCTGTAGTAGTTAAAATGGGTAAAACCATGTTATTGGCCACAGTAGTGTCAAACAAAGACGCTCGTGAAGGAGTGGATTTCCTTCCTATGTCTGTTGATTATCAGGAAAAATTCGCAGCCGCGGGAAAAATCCCTGGAGGATTTTTGAAAAGAGAAGGTAGACTATCTGACAACGAAGTATTGGTTTGTCGATTAGTAGACAGAGCATTGAGACCTTTGTTTCCTAGCGATTACCATGCAGAGACTCAAGTTCAGATTTCTCTAATTTCATTAGGCGAAGATGATCTTCCAGATGCACTTGCTGCTTTGGCTGCTTCAGCTGCTATCGCAGTGTCGGACATTCCTTTCGGAGGTCCTATCGCAGAAGTGAGGGTTGCTCATAAAGACGGTCAATTCTTAATCAATCCTACCAAAACTCAATTGGAAGGGTCTGATTTGGATATGATCATTGCTGGTACCAAAGATGATATCATGATGGTAGAAGGCGAAATGTTGGAAGTGTCTGAAGATATCATGATTGCTGCTATCAAAGAAGCACATACCGCTATTATCGATATGTGTAATACTCAGATCGAATTGACTGAAGCAGTTGGAAAAACTGAGAAAAGAGAATACTGCCACGAAGAAGCACCTGATGAAGAATTGAGAGCAGACATCAAGGCGAAAACTTTTGACGCTGTGTACGCAGTAGCAAAAGAAGGTAATCCAAACAAAAACATCCGTAAGGAGAAATTTGCAGCGATTATCGAAGAATATAAAGCGGCATTGCCTGAGTTGCCAGAAGGTGAATCATACAATGAAGCTCTAATTGCTACCTACTATCACGATGTAGAAAAAGAAGCAATCAGACAATGTGTCTTGGATACAAGAAAAAGATTGGACGGACGTGCTTTAGACGAAATTAGACCTATCTGGTCTGAGGTTGACTATTTGCCATCTGCTCACGGATCAGCCATATTTACTAGAGGTGAAACCCAATCGTTGACTAGTGTAACACTAGGAACCAAGCTTGACGAACAAATGGTAGACGGTGCTGTGCACTCAGGGTACAACAAGTTCTTCTTGCACTACAACTTCCCTGCATTCTCTACTGGAGAAGCAAGACCCAACAGAGGTCCGGGACGTAGAGAAGTAGGGCATGGTAACTTGGCATGGAGAGCGATCAAACCGATGCTCCCAGCTAATGATGAAAACCCTTATACCATTCGTGTAGTGTCTGATATTTTGGAATCAAACGGTTCGTCTTCTATGGCAACTGTATGTGCTGGTTCGCTAGCCTTGATGGATGCGGGTATTCCGTTGAAATCTCCAGTTTCAGGTATCGCTATGGGTATGATCTCAGATCCTGAAACAGGAAAATATGCGATCTTGTCTGACATCTTGGGAGACGAAGATCATTTGGGAGACATGGACTTCAAAGTAACTGGAAACGACAATGGTATCACTGCTTGTCAGATGGATATCAAAGTAGACGGGTTGTCTTACGAAGTATTGGCTGAGGCATTGATGCAGGCTAATGCAGGTAGAGCTCACATCCTTGGGGAAATGAGAAAGACCATGACTGAGTCTAGAGCGGATATGAAATCTCATGCACCAAGGTCTACGATGATCAGAATTGAAAAAGAAATGATCGGGCCATTAATCGGACCAGGAGGTAAAATTATTCAGGAGATTCAGAAAGAGTCTGGCGCAACAGTGACAGTAACTGAAGATGATAAAAACGGTATCGTAAACGTCTTTACTGCTGATGGAGATGCCATGAAAGAAGCACTAAGAAGAATCAATAACATCGTGGCTACGCCAGATGTAGGAGAGACTTACGAAGGCAAAGTAAAGTCGATCATGCCATTTGGTGCATTCATCGAATTCATGCCAGGCAAAGACGGTTTGCTACACATCTCTGAGATCAAATG contains the following coding sequences:
- a CDS encoding phosphocholine cytidylyltransferase family protein, producing MVCVILAAGKNLRLNLGLPKSALTVGGQSLMERHIDQFQKIGVTDFAVITGFHRPALEEICDDIRSKYNANITTIYNDKYELENGYSLYAAKDWVRELGEEEFFFTMADHYYEEAFLEDLKGKLIFDQGAYLKLAVDVPGEHNGHIDLEDVTKVDADDYISRIGKEIEGYNYYDTGLFYVKKNVFDVLDHIATNQKLSISNLVTHLAAEKKARVIEVVGYYWNDIDTPEDFKSSQDHLALRAAK
- the dinB gene encoding DNA polymerase IV translates to MDAFYASVEQRDHPELRGKPVAVGGSRSRGVVAAASYEARKYGVRSAMPSVIAYRKCPQLTFVKPRFDVYKEVSQVIRSIFLNYTDLVEPLSLDEAYLDVTNNKLGLPSATLIAQEIRQKIFDATQLTCSAGISINKFLAKTASDINKPNGMKLIKPEEAVAFIETLNIKDFFGVGKVTTEKMKRMGIHNGLDLKRKSLGFLTKNFGKSGAYYFNICRGIDNRPVNPNRIRKSVSIENTYDHDLTDIAEVHTELHVLSHELEKRLSTNSILGKTVNIKIKYADFEQVTRSKTIQQWLGKHEEYAPIWLEITKDKDLMNRPIRLLGLGLSNLNTEDKEDKGWQLTLEF
- the rpsO gene encoding 30S ribosomal protein S15 yields the protein MYLATDKKEEVFENHGRLKSKKDTGSAESQIALFTYRINHLTAHLKGHKKDHSTRLGLLKLVGKRRSLLDYLYKKDIERYRAIIAELGLRK
- a CDS encoding LptF/LptG family permease, coding for MKKLDKLLLKSFIGPFVITFLVAVFILLLVYMMKYFDDFIGKNLGFMVLGELMGYFSINQMPMALPLAVLISSLMTYGKLGEHFELTAIKGSGISLLRIILPTFVFCVLLAIGAFLLNNYIVPKANLRAFSLLYDIKQTKPSMDLREGQFYNGIPKYSIKIEKKYPDGISIKNIVIYDHTEGDGNKRVIIADSCRMYSFMGDRYLKMDLYNGNHYIEEEEKSGRKNKDEVAQFVRTKFANMDLVFSLASFDLNDTDESLFADNRYMKGIKELNSSIDSMSHSMMDSKYKVYGSVAGAYRLHMAGYLEPPMGLVEKKHEVDSIREAKKVLQDSLKRMEELALVADSLEQLGEAKIDSSAKKKAKRKTYQKPGLVTSKGVVKSKSNPLAVKKKKKVKFDSLYISSDSLIAVVKLKMDSVYQEQGVRDQVLSRAVGNARNIKSTLNSTVLRMKSLKTSLDSHVVEKYKKYAQAFSCIVMFLIGAPLGAIIKRGGLGFPVIISIFFFIIFYVLTSVGDKWAKSGVVDGFYAAWMANFVLFPVGVFFLKQARKDAKIFDADFYSVWIDKIKNWWVARVNKKQ
- a CDS encoding CDP-alcohol phosphatidyltransferase family protein; this translates as MLRSIRNHFHNHNEEVKATIKLMDIEERFDMAFSRFFGLYFAKMGKFFNMTPTQVSIISLIIGVAGGYMLFYQDSWVITVWASVLITLAGVLDSADGQLARMTGQSTELGRFIDGFIDSAIFIACYLSACAYYVQGEMGWSIFLLAIPAGMVSHIFASQVYDFYKSEFLYYIAGSEGSKVKKVEELTSTAEETGFWDKFFRAIEIDYTKRQWMLVTRTEEMRDVYEEVAFNDDTREQFVERYRATFHPIMFWWALVGGTNTHRTLIMLFSVMGRFDLYLIVCLIKLIPIAIVMLAQKFLDEDFLKQLKYQFVTQKSA
- a CDS encoding phospholipase D-like domain-containing protein, which encodes MTGQVLVDSEAFKIRFEALAAKAQKSIYIQAMSFEGDTVGEWLIDTLVASPAKDIQLCLDSYSKFVINDRFIYSLGYFKDEAFREEVKNTAAIIAKARAHGIQVKYTNPLGFLFLKYPHRNHKKMVVIDEEVSFIGGLNFCEHNFEWHDMMVEMHSVDMVKSLSNDFHRSVAEDDQSTVDELGDTKMYYLDGYRSKEIYKEVFRHIDEAKTSIQIFSPYVSDPLLSYARNHKQDGVQLDIVSPGINNKNIFKAILTNELMKGYFNFYEYQGRMSHLKAILIDGKQLICGSSNFDFISYYFEEEVVMITTNQEIVQDFISKISKPDLANSILKKSLGDKRSIVVPLLFAGISRLCHLVATVINLKYIFQKSSH
- the pnp gene encoding polyribonucleotide nucleotidyltransferase, with amino-acid sequence MSLNVVTKTIKLKDGREITIETGKLAKQADGSVVVKMGKTMLLATVVSNKDAREGVDFLPMSVDYQEKFAAAGKIPGGFLKREGRLSDNEVLVCRLVDRALRPLFPSDYHAETQVQISLISLGEDDLPDALAALAASAAIAVSDIPFGGPIAEVRVAHKDGQFLINPTKTQLEGSDLDMIIAGTKDDIMMVEGEMLEVSEDIMIAAIKEAHTAIIDMCNTQIELTEAVGKTEKREYCHEEAPDEELRADIKAKTFDAVYAVAKEGNPNKNIRKEKFAAIIEEYKAALPELPEGESYNEALIATYYHDVEKEAIRQCVLDTRKRLDGRALDEIRPIWSEVDYLPSAHGSAIFTRGETQSLTSVTLGTKLDEQMVDGAVHSGYNKFFLHYNFPAFSTGEARPNRGPGRREVGHGNLAWRAIKPMLPANDENPYTIRVVSDILESNGSSSMATVCAGSLALMDAGIPLKSPVSGIAMGMISDPETGKYAILSDILGDEDHLGDMDFKVTGNDNGITACQMDIKVDGLSYEVLAEALMQANAGRAHILGEMRKTMTESRADMKSHAPRSTMIRIEKEMIGPLIGPGGKIIQEIQKESGATVTVTEDDKNGIVNVFTADGDAMKEALRRINNIVATPDVGETYEGKVKSIMPFGAFIEFMPGKDGLLHISEIKWERVENMDGVLEVGEEIKVKLIEIDKKTGKFRLSRKALLPKPEKAEG